TCCCATTTCTATAATCCAGAATAACTTACTTCTATATTCTACACTTGCATCGAGCCGTATGTCTCCCGAGTGATAATAAAAGTTGTCCTTATCATTACCATCTGCCGATTTTTTAAAATAATAAGACCCGGGGCCAAGTTCTCTTATCGACCACCCTCTTACACTGTTTGCACCTCCCGCAAAGAAGCGTTTTTGGATAGGTATCTGCTGATTATTTCCATACGGATAGGCTAGGCCTCCGCCGAGATGCCATGCCAGTGAGTTCTTTTCGTCTATTTGGTATGCTTTACTATAGTCTATAGTTGCCCGTACATATTGAGCAAAGTTCGTCCCGAATATTTGTCTGGAACCTAAAGAATCTGGTTTTGCTCCTGACATTTTAGCAGCTAGAGAGAGCAGGTTTCCGGCAGTTTCTATCGATGCTCGTAGCGAATATATTGGTTGATAAGACCGTCTGTTTACATTTGCTACATTGGTACGTGAAAAAGTATACCCTGTTCCCAGAATAAAGTGGTCTTTAAAACTATACTGTTTAGCTGCCGCAGAAAGTTTGCTTTCGAATGTTGAGTCGATAGATGGAAGGTGGATATAGCTGATCTCTATCAAATCAAATATATGACGGTTAAGAGATTGTCGTCTGTCTTGCCATATATACTGCACTCCCGATCCTAATACGGTACGGGTGAAAAATCCCGGTCGCCGTTGGAATGAATAGCTCGCATTTAATTGCGTAGAGGCGTGTATCCTTCGTTTTTGTTCTTTACTCAAAAGTGGAAACATAAAGCTTGGGAATGTAAGTGAGGTCTCTCCTCCAATTTCAAAATAGTTGTCTGAGAAGCTGGAGAAGCTAGGGGTAATAGCTTCGTAGGCTCCACGCAAACGTGCGCTGAATAGCTCCGATCCTTTAAATACGTTTCGGTGAAGATATCCTACGCTGGCTCCTACACCAAAATAACCTCCTGAGTTAGTGCCTTCCACCTCGGCAGAAATACCTTGTTTTTTATCCGGAACACAGGTAATTACGCAATGCAGTTTAGTCGAATCATTATCGATAAATTCGTAATAACTGATATTTATGTTTTTTAATATCTTAAGTTGAGCTAGCGAGCTGTATGTAAGGGACGTTGCATTCTCATTAAACAATGCTCCCGGCATGATATAACAATTATCCAAAACCGTTCTAGGACTGATGTAACGCTCTCTTGGTCCATACTTTATTTTATATCTACCTTCTTCGTATACACTTGTAGGTTCAAATTCATTAACGCTTTGGTCTGTTAGAGGATTATAGTCAACCAGAAAGACTACGTCTTCTACTATGTATTGTCTGTGAGGGACTTCTGTTATTTGTCCATCTGCCGCACGTGTAGCAAATGGTTCGATAGTGAGATCGAGCTTAACCATATTATTGCCGAGTGTGGTATCTGCATCAAAACCTACGTACTCTTTATTAAATGCATAGTATCCCGTTCGACGGAATAAAGATGATACTCGTTCTCTTTCCTGATCGAGAACATCTAAATCCAGTAAAGAGTTTTTGTGTACCAATGTGTTCCGAGATAAAATACTATCGATGCTCATCGGTAGATTTCCTCTGTCTCGTTTTCGGCTAATCAATGGCTGGTATTGCTGGGCAGGTATTATTGTTTTTTTTATTACACTGTCATTGATGTTGATAGTATAATCCTTTATACGATAAGGTGCACCAGCTTTGATATCATAAATTACTTTTGCTTTTTTATTTTTTAGCTCTACTATGGGTGTAACTCTTGCATCTATATACCCTTTGTTTGTCATCATACGCTCCAGGTTGACTACTGTCTGCTCTAGCATAGTACTATCATATAGCACAGGTGGATCTCCCGCATTACGCAACGTACGATTAACCCATTTTGTACTATCTTTTCCGGATAGGTTATATAAGAAAAGTGGTAGCTTGAATATTGCAAAGGTTTTATAGTTAGGTTTTTGTTTGATAAAGGTTTCCATATCCATGGTTGACATGACCTTTTTGTCACTCTTTACTGTAGTGCTTGCCAGTAAATATTCTCCGTCTGGGATATATTTCGTTGTACTGCACGACTGTATGAAGATCGTAAGAAGTATTACTACAAAGAAGGGAATGAAAAACTTATGTCTCATAGAAAATAACCTGAAGCAAACTCTATTTATTCAATTGAACGACAAATTTAGGGTTTTAATTGTTTCTTTTTGTAGTTTTGTTATTAAAAAGAGTATAAATTGATTTTAAATAGAATAGTTTATGAAACTTCACCATGCTGCAATTTGGGTTACAGACCTTGAAAAAGAAAAGGAGTATTATGTTAAACATTTTGGAGCCCAAGCGAATCAACTGTACGAAAATAAAACCACAGGATTCAGAAGCTATTTTTTAAGTTTCGAATCAGGCGGGCAATTAGAAATAATGCACAGAACGGATATTCCTGATAATGCAAATGATGTTGTGGGAACCCAGCACAAAGGACTTATTCATTTGGCGTTTGTTGTTGATTCTATAGAAGAGGTGGATAAGAAAGCTGAGGAACTAAAGAATGCGGGATATCAGATATTAAGAGGTCCTCGGCAAACAGGCGATGGCTATTATGAGTTTGAAACGCTAGATCCTGAAGGAAATAGGTTAGAGGTAATGTTTTAGTTAGATTAAGGTATCGTGTGAAGTAAAATTTGGATAATAAATAAATGAGTTTAAGCAAAAATAAGCTGAAATATATTCGCTCTTTGAAAGAGAAGAAATATCGTGCCGAGTTCGGAACTTTTGTCGCTGAAGGTCATAAGATGGTAAGCGATTTACTGCCATTTATAAAATGTCAGTTACTCGTTGCTACTCCCGAATTCTTGAGATCGGCTGATGTGGCGAATGCCGAAGAAGTAATAGAAGTGAATGATAGTGAGCTGGCTCAAGCGAGTTTTTTACAAAACCCTCAACAGGTATTAGCTGTCTTCTACCAATCAGAAAATGTAGCTGATATAAAGATTGATGATGAGCTGGTTTTGGCATTGGATGGTATTCAAGACCCCGGCAATATGGGTACAATCATACGCTTGGCTGATTGGTATGGCATTCATCATATATTTTGCTCGCAAGATACTGTTGATGTCTACAATCCGAAGGTGGTACAAGCTACAATGGGGGCTTTAGCGAGGGTTAATATTCATTATACAGACTTGTCAGATTTTTTGACTCGGAATAAACATTTGCCTGTGTACGGAACTTTTCTCGATGGAGAAAATATGTACGAAAAAAAGATTACATCAGATGGAATTATTGTTATGGGAAATGAAGGCAATGGAATCCGTCCTGAAATAGAAAGATTGATTACCGAGAAACTGTATATACCAAACTACCCTGTAGGTAATCCCACATCGGAGTCGTTAAATGTAGCTATAGCTACAGCAATTATTTGCGCTGAATTCAGAAGGAGAAATTTGTAGTTATATGATAGGGGAGGGTATTAAAAGCCTTCTTCAACCAATACATAAGCTCTATATCTGTTGCTTCTGTTGATTGGGCATAACGAAAGGTATCCTGAAATTATTTTGCCATTTTCTATTCGGATAGGGTACTTTTCCTCCATCAAGAGATGGTTGTTATACATCTCTTCTGCTTTAGGATTAAAATCTATATAGAATTTCCCGCAAGACTGCGTCGCAATATAGTTTTCATACAACCGGCAACTGAGAAATCCCATATTGTATCGCATATTGATTTCAACGCAAGGATGTAATTTATACTCATTGTCTTCTAAATAAATAAGCATATCCACGCCGATACAGCCATTGTAAAGTGTTGTAAGCTTTTTAGATAATATGTTGATAAGCTTGCCCTTTACAGAATCAAGGAGGTCTAGCGATATCTTTTCAGACAATTGTTCTATTATGCTTTCTTGTGAGCCTATATAATTTGCTTCGTAGCCGCCCTTCGCATTGGTATAAAAAAGAGAATAGCCAGCAAAGGCAATATTTCCTTTTCCGTCTGCCATAAATTCCATGGCAAAATCCATTTGTTTATCTAAAACTCTTTCGATAGAGACACTCCCTTGTTTTTTTAGAATTCCATGTAATATCTGATTTTCGGTGCGGGTTAATCCTGTTGCCGGTAGCCACAGCAATCCCCTGCCGGAGGATGAATAAGGAGCCTTTGCTAATAGTTGATATGCCGAGGCATTTACAGCCCTGTTTATATCGTCCAGGTTTGTATAGAATTGCGGTATGACTGCTTGAGAGAGTAGGGGGATAGAGTTTATTAATTCAGACAGACAGTCTCTCGCTGCTAGTCTGCTATTAAGATATTTATATTCTTCACTCCATTCAGGAATATCCAGATTAATTTCTAATTCCTTATTTAGTTCTTCGAAGTAGCGAATCGCTTGAGGAGATACTCCCCATAATGATACATTTGCATCTCTATATAGTGTCAGTTCGTTCTGAGATACTGGTTGAGCTAGGGTAGAGAATTTTTCTGTTAAGTATGAATAATATACTTCGTCCTTCCTATCGACCAAAACTTTATCTTCCCGATCGGCGTACCATGCCGGCAGAAAAGACAACTCTTCTTGCATAGCCGCTATATTTGCCGGAGGTGTATAGTAAGGCGACGCATTGTTGACTGCTGTCTCGTGTCCGGGATTAAAGTAGTGGATGTTCAACTAAATATATTTTTAGAATTGGAAATAAATAAATGGTTGTGGCCCGCTAGAGGCTGTTGCAAATATCATCCAAAAGATAAGACCTGCAAAAGCAGCTTTCCCGAATAACGGGATAGAGTCGAAGCCCGCTTTTATATTATTAACAAGTTTCTCGGGTAAGAAGTGCATAATATATCCAACAATCAGTAAGATAAATACATTTCTGTATCCTTCTATAATAACCAGCCATTCGTTCGGAGCAAATGTTAGTTTACCAATATTTGAAATAACGCTTCCTGCCAATTCGAAACTTCCGGCACGGAAGAATATCCAACAAAATGCTACGAAGTGAAAAGTTAGTAAGATACAGATTATGCGAGTCAAGCGGTTGTCAGGTATTTTTATAAATTGCTTAAAAAATCGCTCTATTGCCAGCATTGTTCCATGCAATCCGCCCCAAATAACAAATTTCCACGATGCACCATGCCATAATCCTCCTATCAGCATTGTCATGAATAAGTTGAAATAAGTTCTAATCTTGCCTTTACGATTACCTCCCATCGAAATATACAGATAGTCCCGCAACCAAGAGGATAGGGATATATGCCAGCGACGCCAGAATTCGGTGACTGATTGGGATTTATATGGCGTTAAAAAGTTAGGCGGTATTGTGAATCCCATCAACAGGGATAGGCCAATCGCAATATCTGAATAGCCCGAAAAGTCACAATATATTTGAAGCGTATATCCATATACAGCCATAAGGTTCTCGAATGCAGTATAGCTCATTGGTGAATCGAACACCCGATCAACAAAGTTGGTAGAGATATAATCTGATATAATCGCCTTCTTTATCAAACCGATAAGTATAAGGAATATAGCAGCACTTGCGTCTTCTTTGGTCAGATGCAGTTTGTTTTTCATCTGCGGTAGAAAATCTTTCGCTCGTATAATAGGCCCTGCTACCAGTTTCGGAAAGAAAGTTATATAAAAACAGAAATCCAAAAGGGAGTCGGCCGGTTTCATTTGCTTGCGATACAAATCTACAGCGTAACTTATCGCTTCGAATACAAAAAATGATATACCGATTGGTAATATAATATTATGTAATGCAAAGTTTCCATTGAAAATGGCATTGATATTATCGATAAGGAAATTCGTATACTTAAAGTATGCTAACATCAATAAGTTACCGACAATAATAAGTGTCAAGAATAATTTTCGTGTTCCCGTTTTCTCTGACTCATGCATTTTTACAGCTAGCCAGTGTGTTGCTACAGCGCAGATAACCAGCAGTACAAAATAGTTGAGCGGAAAATGAAATCCGAAAAGATTTATATCCATCGTATTTCCCCCTGCCAGATAGTAGAAGTAAAGAGAAAAAGCGATAAGGTATACTTTTCTGAAATGGTCGTGTTTCTTACTGGCTACATATACCATATAGAAGACAAGGAAGAACCCAAGAAAGAAGGCACTATTGAACAGGAGCGGTCGCGACGGGTCGTAAATAAAATATGGTCCTATATCGTTGATTACCTTTTCTAAAAAATCAGGTAAGTAGAAATCTCTTATGCTTTCAAATATATTACTTATCATATTTGCTTTTATAATTATTGTAAGCGTCAAGAAAATCAGAAATAAATAATTGTCCCTGAGCTTCGTACCCGCCGGTTGTGTAGTGTACTTTGTCGCGAGCTATCATCGATGCATAATCTCCTCTTGGTCTGATGGCAGAATCGCCACTCATGCGTGAGTATAAATCCCATACCGGTAGGTAATTAATCCCCATAAGAGCAACGCTATAGTCGGCAACGAATGTGTTTTGCCTGCCTTTTCGAAACATAGACGGAGGAGGGGTCATTACGAGTATAGTTGCATTTTTACAATATGCTTTTATATTGTTGATAAACTCATTCAGCTGAAAGATATACTCCGTGTCGCTCATTTTTCCGAAAGATTCATTTGTTCCAAAAGATAGGATGATAAGGTCGGGTTCGAGTATCGGTAGTTGTTTGAAAAATAGAGGATATTTAATGTAATCCGTCATCTTAGCGCCGTTTACACCTATTGTGTGATATACAACTCCCGGCTCATTGTTTTCTATTACAAATCCGTTGAGGTTGTACATCGCCGTTTTACCATCGGGTACAAGGGTAATCCTGTTTATGGCTGAATCACTGGTATACGATGAGTAATATGGCTTGGATAACATATTCACAAATTTCAGATTCTCCGTATCCAAATTGGTTTCCCTCGATTTAACCTGAACAGGCTTGGCTGTAGTTTTCGTTGGTATCTTAAGCGATTGGTTCAATCGGATTGTATTCGATTTCATTCCATTTGCTTTTTTTACCTGAGCAACTGTTACTCTGTATTTCCTGCTTATGGAAGACAGTGTTTCTCCTTTTTTTACCTTGTGATATTTAATGCTTGTGCCCGACGTTGAGCCTGTTGGCGCTGCTCCGGTTACTTCAAGAGGGTCGGCCGATATGCTCATTCTATAATGAGACTCTTTATCCGGATATATTACTTTAACATTGGTAAACTCATATCCTTCTTCTGTATATAGCTGCAATACGAAGTCGTTAGAAGAAGTATATAATGCAATTCCGCTAAGCCCTACGCCCACATCTGCTATCGGTAGTACATTCCTAAGGCTCTGCCAAGAGGCATTGCTGCTGTATCTTACATTTCGGGTTCCGTTTGTTTTTACCAGACTATAAGGAAAAGTAAAGCCATATCCTCCGTTTCCGAATTTGGACTGTAGTTCGCTTCTTATGGCATTCGTGAAAAAATCAGCCTGAATATGAGAGTCACCTATGTGGACAATATTAATTTTCCCTTTTTTGCTTTTCTCCAAGTTGTATAACTTATTGAAGATCGGATTTAATAATTCCTGATTTGCAAAAACATTATTCTTTATGTCCTTAACTCTTCTCGCATCTTTCGTTGAAGAATAGAAAAATGTAAGAGGGTAGAATAAGAATAATGTAAATAAACAGATTGTCCGTATTTTTTTCAAAAATATCATTTCTTAATCTCTGTTTCGGTCTTATGTTGTTTGTATTTCAGGTAGCCTTTATTAATCTCGTCATAAAGCAGTTTGGCTATCTTTTTCGAACCCGACGCATTAAAGTGGGTATAGTCTTTATTTGCCAAATGATATTCATCGACCCATTTTACCATCGATCCATTGCCACCCATTAATTCATACAGGTTTATATAGCCCGATCCTGTTTTGCGTGCATAGTTCCTTTGTGCTTTTGCCAACGGAACTACTGCCGGATCTGTTTTCATTTCTTGTTCAATTTTGCTTGCCTTATCCGCTGTGGAAATAATCAGTATGTCAGCATTCGGGAAACATTGATGTAGGTTGTTTACAACCGTTGTCATGTTTTTTTCATACCAACTATAATTTAGAGTACCATAGCCCAATACATTCGTTCCGTATTGAAGAACAATGAGGTCGTACCCTAAAACTTTATCGAACGCATTCATTAGCGATGGATTGAGTATAGAAAGTGGAAGACCGGAGTTGCCACGCATGGAAAAATTATCGACATGTACTCCCTGTCCGTCGTCGAAACTGAATCCGTAAATAGGAATAGAATCGGCATGGGCAAATGTAACCTGCAAAGACTTTACACTTGAAGATGTAAGTGGCAGCGTATTGAGTAAATGTGAAGGGGTAAGCTTTTTGGTAGATATCGAGTCTTTGTCTGCACGAATCGTAATAGACGCATTTGCATTATTAGAACTACCATATAGAAGTATAGGATTATATAATGCAGTTGAATAGGGTTGAGCCTGAGCTTTATATTTTACCCAATAATTAGAGCCTGAACCACGTGTAAAGAATACCTGTCCATCTATCCCAAATGGTCTGGTTGGTTTCTTTACTTTTATAAAAGATTGTACAATCCATTCTTTTGAAACTTGGTGTGAGATAGATCCCCGTGAAGCAGCAGAAAGAGATGATATAGAAACAAAACCGACTCCGTGCCCTCCATAGTTTTTCTGGAATTCACTTCTGACGTCTTGTACAATATAATCGCCGTCGTTCATAGAATCGCCGAAATAGGCTATTCTTACTTTGCCTGACTTATTTGCTTCCAGCTGATGCAGCTTTTCATAAAATCGTTTTAGATTTTGATAACCATCTGCATTAAGCGAGGGGTTTATAGCCTCATCTATTTCTTCGGGCTGGATGTTTAAGCTGTCTGTTGTATTTGTGCTGTCAGCCTTGGCTATATGTGGAGAATCGTCAATGGCTGTAGTATCATTGATTGCATTCAGCATCAGGCTGTCTACAACAATATTTTCGGTTGTTATTTTATTCTCGGGGAATAAGCGGTTGGGAAGCAACTGTTTACAGAGTAAAAAGAAGCCTACGGATAAAACAATAAACAAGATTGCTTTTCCGAAGTAAGAATTATTAGATGAACTCACAATCAACAAATTAATAAGTTTTTATTGTTGCTACGATATATTTATAAAGTTGTGCAAAGCTAATCACTTTCTTTGAAAATCTATTTGAGAGAAAGTATAATTTAGCGATATTTTACTTTTCCCGATCTCCTCTATCTTGCTGCTATGAGTTACATATAGCTGAGCTTGGGTAAAAAGAAATTCAATGTGGACTATATTTTGCTTTGGCTGTTATGTGTTCTATTTCTATTTTGAATGTAGCTGTACGGCTCCACGATTTGTCTATGTATTTTTCTCCTATTTCTTCAAAGCCTTTTGAATATTTATTTACCAATAGTCTGAGAGCTTTTCGTTTTTCTTCATCAGATAGATTTATATCAGCTTTACCGTAGGATATAACACTTTCGTATAAGGTAGTGAATTGTTCGGCAATGGGTTTTGTTACACCTACTACACAAAATGATACCTTATTGTTTTGGTTTATCAGGTCTAGTTTTTGACCTTCAGGAGCACAATGAAAATAAAGAGTATTGGCTTCTTCATCATAAACATAACTGATTGGGATGCCATAGCCATATCCATTCTCGGATGTTCCTAAGCTAAGAAATCCGTATTCTGAAGTCTTTAATAGTTCGCTTATGCGAGCTTTATCTTCAAGTATTCTGTTTTGTCTTCTTACTTCTCTGAACATATTGGTTTAAATACTAATTGTTTAATCTTCTATTTATAGCTTTGTCTACCATATCGGAAATGAATACATGCCCAAAAACTCCCAGTCCGATCGTTGCTTCCTCATTATTCCAGAAAGCTTTTGTAGTAGAGAACAGAAAATAATTATTAACAGTGATATGATTATTCACCAATGGGTCTACACTCGGATGGCTACCTACATATCCCGAACCCGAAGGGTCAGGTGGAAGCACAATGCTGTTTATTTTATGTTTAACGGCTTCTCTGTGTTTCTCTTCATCCGGATTTGTAATAAAGGCAATAAGCAATACGATAAAAAGAAGATATCTCTTTTTAAATAGATGTGAACCCTTCCTAGGTATCCTGTTAGGATCTTTATATCTTTTCTCTATTTCTTTTATATCTCTCATTTAAGCCTTTTACTGCTTATTTCCCATTCCAATAGTCGATGCGGGCTTTTTCTTTTGGTTTCTTTACCCCTTCTATAGGGAATCCAATCACAAAGCTGTTTGTATACTGATGCGTTTGTATCTCATTTACTTTTGTCTGATACCATGAGCCCATATACCCCACTCTGATTGTATATTTGTTTATTGGGATATCCATCGATATGTAGTTGCGCAATGCTCGTTGATTGTGATAGGATGCGAAATTGACAAGTCCGACAGAGTTGCCTAACGAAATCTCGTAGTACGATTGTCCGTATTTAGGAGAGAACAATATTCCCATAAATGGAGAATCTATTTGCCAGCGCACAGCACCCCATTTGAATTTATAAGAGGCGGTAACAGACAGATTGAGATTGGAATATGCACGGGCAGAAGCCGGATTATTTCCATTTCGTTCATTGTACAATACACCGCCATTTATATCCCATAGTCCTCCTAGCCCGAGACGGAAGTTGTCGGTATTATAAACCATATAATGACCTCCTATCCTGTAGCTAAGAAGTGCCCAGTATTCCGATACATTTTTTGCGGGATTATCTCCTTTCGAAAGATCCAGTTCGAATATCTGCTGTTTATAGAACTTATAATCGAACCACGTCGTACGGCGCATCTGCTCATACATCAAATGAATAGAGAAACCCTTATACTCTAATGGCGATAGGTATGTATCGTACATGTTAGCAGAGCCGATAGAGACCGATAGGGCGTTGTTCGTTCTTAACGGTATAGGAACCCCTAAAGAGGAATCATCGATAACTATCGTTCTCTTTTGAGGGGCATAACCTTCAATTTCTACTGAATCAAGAGCATGTGTTTTATCAACAAGGTTTTGAGCTTGTAAATTAATAAAAACGCATACACTCAGAAATAATAGAAATATATATTTATTCTTCCTCCTCCTTATCATCATCTTTAAATAACGATTTCTGCCCTGTTATTTCATCCAAAATATCCGAGATGGGGCGATTGTCCACTTCATCATCGTCATCGTCTATCTGTACTTCAAATTTCTTTTCCTCTTCTTCTTCCGGTTCAGGAAAGCGGATAGGTTCAAGTTCTTTGATGTCGCCTATTTCGAATGTCGATAAACGCTTACCTTTAGCCTTGAAGCCTTTTACTGCAATAAATTCATCCGCATCTATTTCCAAGGCTTCACGATAACTATCGCGTCCGCCAAAAGTAACAAGAATACGAGGATAAACAACGTCTGTAAGAATCTTCAGTTTCGAGTTCGGATTATCTCCAAGGAAATTCTGTTTTTTTGCAGAAGATTCGAATGTAAAGCGTTTCAGATACATAAATTGCTGGTCGGCATCAAACAGAACGGCTGTCCAATTTTTATTTACGTCGAATTTCTCGATACGGATGATTCCGGCTTCGTAGTGATTCGTTACATCGAAATTGGAGGTGTAGAACTCTCCATTATCGTGTACAACCAATATTTGGTCTTCGCTTTGGAATTCTCCAAGGAATTTGCCTCTGCCATCATAGTTTAGGCGCAACACATCCTGATCGAACCAAACTTTGCGTCCGCCAAGTGTTGATCCACCCTTTTGTTTCAGTGATATTTTATGTACTTCAGCTTTCGTTAAGATATTTCCCATAGACTGACGTCCTTTGATGACAATATCGCTAAAGTCTTTTTCGAATACAAGTATTTTTTGACGAGGTTTCGGCTTCAGTATTACACGTATGGTTTCAGCTTCACCATTCGGGTTTGCACTGAAATAGGTGATACGAGAACCGTCTTCTCCTTGTGTTACATCGTATTCTTTATCACGGGTTATTCCTGTTACGGCAAAGCGTTTAATATACGAAGGGCCATTCTTGCCGTGGCGATAGACCACGTTATAGATCGTGCGCTTGTCGTTCCGACGGAAGACGTATAGATAAAGAATATTTTTACCGATAAACATCTTGTCGCTCACTTTTACAATCTTGTATTTACCGTCTTTGAAGAAGATAATTATATCGTCAATGTCGGAACAGTTGCAGACAAATTCATCTTTTTTCAGTGATGTGCCGATAAATCCTTCCTCGCGGTTGATATACAGTTTTTCGTTTGCTTCTACCACCTTTGTCGCTTCGATGGTATCAAAGCTGCGGATTTCTGTTTTGCGAGGAAAATCTTTTCCGTATTTTTCTTTCAACATTACAAACCACGAGATCGTATAGTCTACAATGTTTTCTATATTGTGCTTTATTTCTTCTATTTCGTCTTTATATCTGGCTATCAGTTCATCTGCTTTGTCGGAATTGAACTTGAGAATACGTCCCATCTTGATTTCCATCAATTTGAGTATATCCTCACGTGTAACCTCACGGATAAACTGTTTTGCATATTTAGCTAATCTCTTATCGATATGCTCTACAGCCATATCCATATTGTCAGCATTCTCAAACTCTTTGTCTTTGTATATACGCTCCTCGATGAAAATCTTTTCCAGCGAAGAAAAGTGAAGGCTTTCTTCCAGTT
The Dysgonomonas mossii genome window above contains:
- a CDS encoding DUF3316 domain-containing protein, whose amino-acid sequence is MMIRRRKNKYIFLLFLSVCVFINLQAQNLVDKTHALDSVEIEGYAPQKRTIVIDDSSLGVPIPLRTNNALSVSIGSANMYDTYLSPLEYKGFSIHLMYEQMRRTTWFDYKFYKQQIFELDLSKGDNPAKNVSEYWALLSYRIGGHYMVYNTDNFRLGLGGLWDINGGVLYNERNGNNPASARAYSNLNLSVTASYKFKWGAVRWQIDSPFMGILFSPKYGQSYYEISLGNSVGLVNFASYHNQRALRNYISMDIPINKYTIRVGYMGSWYQTKVNEIQTHQYTNSFVIGFPIEGVKKPKEKARIDYWNGK
- a CDS encoding DNA gyrase/topoisomerase IV subunit A; translated protein: MLPEDIIDEPENLDNDEPILDDELENADAASHSDYKVPIKDTADNQTHLSGMFQNWFLDYASYVILERAVPHISDGFKPVQRRIMHSMKRMDDGRYNKVANIIGHTMQFHPHGDASIGDALVQLGQKDLLVDCQGNWGNVFTGDGAAAPRYIEARLSKFALEVIFNPKTTEWKPSYDGRNKEPVTLPVKFPLLLAQGAEGIAVGLSSRILPHNFNDLCDAAIAHLQGEKFAFYPDFQTGGYIDVSKYNDGERGGSVKVRAKISKLDNKTLVISDIPYGRTSSSVVESILKANDKGKIKIRKVDDITAQNVEIQVHLAAGVSSDKTIDALYAFTDCEISISPNCCVIEDNKPYFLTVSDILRHTTDNTLSLLRQELEIQKSELEESLHFSSLEKIFIEERIYKDKEFENADNMDMAVEHIDKRLAKYAKQFIREVTREDILKLMEIKMGRILKFNSDKADELIARYKDEIEEIKHNIENIVDYTISWFVMLKEKYGKDFPRKTEIRSFDTIEATKVVEANEKLYINREEGFIGTSLKKDEFVCNCSDIDDIIIFFKDGKYKIVKVSDKMFIGKNILYLYVFRRNDKRTIYNVVYRHGKNGPSYIKRFAVTGITRDKEYDVTQGEDGSRITYFSANPNGEAETIRVILKPKPRQKILVFEKDFSDIVIKGRQSMGNILTKAEVHKISLKQKGGSTLGGRKVWFDQDVLRLNYDGRGKFLGEFQSEDQILVVHDNGEFYTSNFDVTNHYEAGIIRIEKFDVNKNWTAVLFDADQQFMYLKRFTFESSAKKQNFLGDNPNSKLKILTDVVYPRILVTFGGRDSYREALEIDADEFIAVKGFKAKGKRLSTFEIGDIKELEPIRFPEPEEEEEKKFEVQIDDDDDEVDNRPISDILDEITGQKSLFKDDDKEEEE